From Bradysia coprophila strain Holo2 unplaced genomic scaffold, BU_Bcop_v1 contig_324, whole genome shotgun sequence, the proteins below share one genomic window:
- the LOC119079303 gene encoding ubiquitin thioesterase OTU1-like, with amino-acid sequence MECSTYVLRIKTKNGQKTINLLSTDNVGTLKEKIAELSQISCNRLNILGGYPPKPLDLTDSTKSMSQIGVKNGDTLIANEKHPDECTPSVSIEADTLLAQQFDDLEMGATVNGLLMTQTVPSDNSCLFTSIGFVLKGIVDTSCHHGMREIIAKRVASDKESYNEAILGKPNDEYCAWIQRPETWGGSIEVSILSSHYGIEIDVVDVRSGVISRFGEDKDFTSRVFLLYDGIHYDALYLESATDPVRTVFDVSDEAVAVRAQQIAAEARSSRQFTDVNRFSLKCMQCNILLIGQAEAQQHAKTTGHTNFGEV; translated from the exons atggAATGCAGCACATACGTTTTGCGAATAAAGACCAAAAACGgtcaaaaaacaataaatttgttgtcaACCGACAATGTGGGCACATTGAAGGAGAAAATCGCAGAATTATCGCAAATATCTTGCAATAGACTGAACATTTTGGGTGGTTACCCCCCAAAGCCATTGGATCTTACCGATTCGACAAAGTCAATGTCACAAATTGGTGTGAAAAACGGCGACACATTAATTGCAAACGAAAAGCATCCCGACGAATGCACACCTTCTGTCTCGATAGAAGCAGATACTTTGTTGGCTCAACAGTTTGATGATTTAGAAATGGGAGCTACTGTGAATGGGCTGTTAATGACGCAAACGGTTCCGTCGGACAACTCGTGTTTGTTCACCAGCATAG GCTTCGTTCTCAAAGGCATAGTCGACACAAGCTGCCATCATGGGATGAGAGAAATCATTGCTAAACGTGTCGCAAGCGACAAAGAGTCCTACAACGAAGCAATTCTGGGCAAACCGAACGACGAATACTGTGCATGGATTCAAAGGCCAGAAACGTGGGGTGGATCTATTGAGGTGTCAATCCTATCGAGTCATTATGGCATTGAAATTGACGTTGTTGACGTCAGAAGTGGTGTGATCAGTCGATTCGGTGAAGATAAGGATTTCACATCGCGAGTGTTTCTGTTATATGACGGCATTCATTACGATGCTCTGTATTTGGAGTCAGCG ACTGATCCAGTTAGGACAGTGTTTGATGTCTCTGATGAAGCTGTTGCGGTAAGAGCGCAGCAAATAGCCGCGGAAGCTAGATCATCGCGTCAATTCACGgatgtaaatcgtttttcactGAAATGCATGCAATGCAACATCCTTCTAATCGGCCAGGCTGAGGCTCAGCAGCACGCTAAGACAACCGGACACACTAATTTCGGAGAAGTTTGA